From Cucumis melo cultivar AY chromosome 3, USDA_Cmelo_AY_1.0, whole genome shotgun sequence:
TTGGATTTATATTCATCTTTGAATTAGTGCAGTTTTCTTATGGTTATTTTACATAGGTAGTTGGAGTTTGATTGGCTTGGAATTCTCTTCCTCATGGTGTGAAGATTCTTCCTCGTCCACAAGACCTTCCTCTTTGACTATAAAAAGCAAGGTTATGGTTGATGGCAACACTTCTTTCTTCAGCTTCCAAATTATTCATTTGCTCATGTACCTTCAATGCAAGAATAAATTTGTTAAATGTTGGATATGGCGCCTTTGCTAACATTGTTATCTTGAAGTGTTTATATTCATCGCCAAGTCCTCTTACTAGCATAAACACCTTGGTTAGATCATCAAGTGGCTTCTTCATTGCTACTAGTTTGTCACTTAGTATCTTAAAGCATTTGATATATTCTTCCATCGTTAACAATTCTTTTTTCAATGTGTGCAAAGATTCATTTGTATGGATTTTATTTTCTGTAGTGATTGAAAGTAACATCTCTTCCAAGGAATTCCACACTTGATGGGCATTCTCCAATCCTTCTAACATGATCAACACTTCTTTTAAGATATGATCCCTAGCAATCATGATGTTAGAAGTCCATTGGTGAGCCAGGTAGTGTAATATGGGTTTGAAGTGAGATTCCCATCCGCATCTTTGATCCTTTTCTCAGGATTTGAGTTCTCTATTAGATGTCATTCTAACCCAAGACTTCTTATCTGCAGCACAACATGTGACTTCCATGAGAGAAAATTGGATGTTGTCAACTTGAGTGAAACAAGGCTAGAACATTGATGGAATGATTGTATTGTGAGTATTGTTTTAGGCTTTTCCAAGAGTTCCGTAAGAATAGAAATCAACAAAGATTGATGCCAAGATTCTTCACTTATGTGTAGGTGAATTTGTCCTTTTAAACTACACATAATTTCTAACCTATCTTGATGTCAAACCACCATTAATTGGGgaaaattaataaacaaaatattaatttcctAAATTAGATACATAACTAAGGAAAAATATGTAAGACTTTTGGTGATTGGTGAAACCAATCTCCTTGATTTAACCGATTTGACTTCTTGATTAAATGGCAGATTTGGTAGCCTGATTTGTTGCCTTTGTTACTAATTTTGTGGCTGCTAATTTGGTGTCTCATGTTGGTGTGCTATGAGTGATGATGTTTGGGCTTTTAGTTTGGTCTTCTTTACGAAGAACAACATGAATAAGCAATTGAATTCGAACAACATTACACCAGGATTATCCTACAAAATGCATGTGAAATGCATCAAATCTCGGAACTCCTTCATCAAATCTAGGGACAATTTCATAAATCTCGATCAAGATTCTTCATCTACATGAGCCAGATTGATGAAATCGTCGAGATTCATCGAATGAGACCACATCCAATAACTTAAAACTTAGTTCACATCCAACTAAATCAGGATACAAACTACAAAGTTTCCCATTCACTTAAGAtttcaaactaaaaactaaacTCTAAACTATGGAATCGTTCAAAGTAATTCACCTTAAGCGATTTGAGTTCGAGCATAGCTTCTTCAAATTTGGCCgaggaaaaaaaatcaaagaaattcGTTCAATTTTGGAAGCAATCTCGTTTAGTTCTTGGCTGAAATAAGCATAGTTTTTAGGGTTTAAAGTTTTTTGAGAATATCTAACGTTTGGGCTTTCatggtattttggtcatttgacacAATACACAATCTCGATGTCGTGCTCAGTCAAGATGGACTGAAAAATCACGTCAAACAAGTTTTTTAAGCATCTCAGACCAATGTTGCCCGAGTTCAATTGGTAAATTATGTTGTTCTCGATCGAAATTACTTGAGATTCCTCCAAGTTTTAACGCCGAATATTGATTGTGCTTTGTTGTGTTTTGCAAACTTTGGACTTTAGAATAATTTTTCTTCCAAGCTTTTGTTCCTTGGGAGCATCAACAAGACAAACCTTAAAAAAATGGAGATTTAAACTAATCCTACGTTATATTTGTGTTAGCTATTAAATCAAGTGTCTATCAAACAAGTCAACCAACAACCACCTCAATTTTTATTCTCAAATTTTGCTATAAATTTAGCTTAATCACAATAAAGTTATTAATATATGATGGAGACTCATCAAGACAAGATGAGACCAAGGAAGATTTTGAAGAGATGGAATGAAAGATTTTGAAGAGATAAAAAAAGATTACCACAATGATAGCAAAAAGAACTAAGATGGCGTGGGATGTATCTTTGGATTAGAAACGAAGTTGAAAAGATGGCATATAATTAATGATAATTAAGTGATATTTCTTCAATTTTGGGAGCAAACTCCTTGTTTTGATCATTTGATAAATCAATTTATTTAGGGAATTTGGTTATTTGATAAGTTACTTTATTTTAAGTTATAAAAGATGTACAATCTCGATAACGAACTCAACCAAAAGGGACCAAGAAATCATAATGTCGAGATCAACCAAGGAGTTTTCGGGAGTGTTCTACTTAGTGTAGAGGTAGAAGTGCGATACTATTGTCAATTTTCCAACCTAGAGTCATTTAACTatgaataaaaaattaaaataacaaaccaggaaaggaaaggaaattaGCACAAGGTGCTAGCCTCCTTGTCTGTGTTTTTGAGTCTTTTGATTTTATCCTTTTCCTTTAGAAATTCGAGTTGTCCAACTCTGCTAAGGAGAATTTTGTACGGATGATCTAAAATCATGTAATTATGCTTAACCCAGTGAAACTCAtagcttaagcttttgagtTATGCTCATCAACTAACATAACCAAAAGAAGTACTAAAcagttcttcatcttctcctcCTCTTTGCTTTAATGTCGGTAGACAGTGTAATTAAAACTTTGAAATTAAACTCGTTCAGTCGGTGGAGGATTAGGTCATTTACAAGTCTGGAATAATCAAATCGTCGCATTCGAGAACAAACCAAAAATCTTCCAATATACCAACGCTCTAACCCCATCAAGTAGACCAAGTCTTTGCTCAAATTTATAAAATTCTCAACCACACCGCAGCCCTCCTACATCCAAAATTCATAATCTAACGTTTCTTCAAATCATAAACATTCGACTCGTTTCTGACAAAATTTAGCTTTGTTGCATGTTCATAATCTTTTTACAGTCACAAACGAAAATGCACCAAACATTAGTTATCCAACGTTTCTAGACTATAAAAACCCGAAGAAGAACGAAACAAATTgaacgaaaaaaaataagaagatCATATCATGATTCGAGTAATATTTCAATTACTGAACAACAGAGACTAGGGTACAAAAAATTTATCAACgctaagaaagaaaaaaacagatCTAAAGCCAAGATCTACAATCCTCCATTCGATTAATCTACAACCTAACCTCCGAAACCATACAAAGTCCTTCCCTGCCTTTTCAAAGCATAAACCACATCCATGGCAGTCACCGTCTTCCTCCTAGCGTGCTCAGTGTAAGTCACAGCATCACGAATAACATTCTCGAGGAAGATCTTTAAAACACCTCTGGTTTCTTCATAAATCAAACCGCTGATTCGCTTCACACCGCCACGACGAGCCAAACGGCGAATTGCAGGCTTTGTAATACCTTGAATGTTATCTCTCAAGACTTTCCGATGACGCTTGGCTCCTCCTTTCCCCAAACCCTTACCTCCCTTGCCACGGCCAGACATTGTCAGAGCTTGATTGTGAAGAGTATGGTATACGATTAATCAGAAATTTTGAAATTGGTGAGAAATGAGAGTGGTCGGGTTGAATTTATAGTGGAGTCAAATCTCTAATTGGATGCGCGGCTTTTGAAGGTGTTTTGAGGGGGAAGCATATTGTTCGTTGGATTTGAGATGAATCGACGGTGTCAAAGCTCAATCCGCGTGAACATATAGCGGATTGTGCTTTTTAATTTGATGAAATTTGTGGCGCTAGGCGGCGCCATTTGCCTAAATTTGTGGACCAAATTGCAATTAAAAGCCCATAACTAGTCAATTTTTTGGTCAACAAATTTGGGCCTACGTAACAATGTGCTCGACATTATTGGCCCAAGATCCATGAGCTAATTTCAGTTGTGTACTGACCCCAACAATCGGTCCACCTAATTTACAAATACAACTTTGACATTTTGCTATTTCTAAACATATCATTTTTCACAATCTTTTTCGAAGTTTTAGGTATATCGTTAAGTACTATTTTTTATAGtgataaacattttttttatttcaacgATAAATCATTTCTATTACCAATTGTCTGCAAACCAATTGGTGTCATTCTTGGAGGTGAATGGGTTATTCTCATTTGTCATCATTAAAGCAATAAGGGTTTTTCCAGTATTGTTTTACTGATTATTTCCTTCATTGTTTCAATTTAAGCCTGAGTTGGAAACGAACTCTTTGTTGAAGCGATTGTAACATAGTTGTATGACCTATTTTTGTGTAGACTTCACAGGTAGGTCGATATCGATCCTTGCCCCTTCTTCGATATCCAGTGGAGTAACCACCATGCACCACAACCATGTACATGCCCTTGAGTGGTTTGACTTGACATTCCTCTAACATTCATTATATTGATTGGTGGATTCTAGTTAAAAGCTCATACTCGTAGTGAGTTTTGAGCTTCTAGTCTTTTCTCATATAACAACAGTTCATATTGTATTTGCAGCTAAATTAGGTCAGGATTTCCTTGAAGTGTAGCAACAATGGCATTCATCAAGTCCAAGTAGGACTTGAGAAATTAAGGCTCTAGTTAGTATTGGACTCCCAACTTGTCCTAAATTATCATATGAAGTTTCATTAGTCTTACTAAAATATCATATAAAGTTTCATTAGTCTTAGATATTCAGACATATATATTGTTGTTACCTTTTCAAGTTTGTTTAAAAGTTTGGCGAAAATAATCCTCCTTAGCTCAAGATTGTATTacaaacaattcttgaatggcATCCCAAAGGCCTTTTAACCGATTGTACCCCATGACTTGTGTGGTTACTTTTAGAGTCATTAAGTTATACAATCATCCCAAGAGAAATTGATTGGCTACAAGCCAAGTTTCATACTTTGGGTTGAAAATTTCAATTGATTTGGTTTGTGTGGTTCTGCTTCCAATTGTTTGCGTATAGGAAGAAGCTTTAGTAGCATTTGCGTTTTTCATCTCACCTGCAGTTGCAGCAATTGCTTCAAATTATGTAGATTAGTGGACGCAGAATCTGTCCTTAAAGGTACCATTCAATCTTATACCAACAGAGTATAGGAAGAGCAATGGTCTTCCACTGTAAAAGTTAGTTCAATAGCTGATTGAGGGGAGGTGTATTAAAAATTGGTGTGTTGATGGAGGTGTTAGCTATTTTGCACTTATACCACGATAAGTAAATAACAAAGAGCAATTGTAAGTGTAACTTTATTGATTTTTCTGTATATTTCTTGTTTTGATTATTACAATATACATGTAtaaatatacaaaaaaataaGGCTAAGTAAGGAAATAACAATGGTGTTAAATACAGAATAATCTACTCCATGATAGTTGCTCTAATTTCATtaataccctccctcaaactcaagatggGAGTGTCGAGATCACCTTGAGTTTGTGAATTAACTGAGTGAAACGAGGAGAATAGAGAGCTTTGGTGAATATATCTGCAGGTTGATCGGTGGTAGAGATGGGTTGGAGATGGAGAGTGTTGCTTTGTAGGTGATGACGAACAAAGTGACAATC
This genomic window contains:
- the LOC103496608 gene encoding histone H4 — its product is MSGRGKGGKGLGKGGAKRHRKVLRDNIQGITKPAIRRLARRGGVKRISGLIYEETRGVLKIFLENVIRDAVTYTEHARRKTVTAMDVVYALKRQGRTLYGFGG